A window of the Barnesiella propionica genome harbors these coding sequences:
- a CDS encoding helix-turn-helix transcriptional regulator: MNRKECELYHCEYKNILEKEFNYLQYEKGREVIFPSDKTQHIMAFVLKGEMTITYEKQPSVEAYSPQVFVVPKRSTIKIKVSEKTDSLIFYMRFTELNGFCDKFNIKDIIQDPDFLWMFKTLEMKEPLSKYIDYLSYITKNEFCQYFNNTHKKVIGSIFFSFYTHDELLQLFYPINAKEEYFKLLVLKNYSHVKNLRDFAEKTGCSLSTFKRRFSESFGMPAHRWLQIRKSSAIKEDLKNHTTNFQEISERYGFPSQKHLYNFCVRHLGGSPSSIRNGTENTN, encoded by the coding sequence ATGAATCGGAAAGAATGCGAACTTTATCATTGCGAATATAAAAACATTTTGGAAAAAGAATTTAATTATTTGCAATATGAAAAAGGAAGAGAAGTTATATTCCCCTCCGATAAAACACAACACATTATGGCCTTTGTTCTTAAAGGAGAAATGACAATAACCTACGAAAAACAACCATCTGTAGAAGCTTATTCTCCCCAAGTATTCGTAGTGCCGAAGAGATCTACAATAAAAATAAAGGTAAGTGAAAAAACGGACTCATTAATATTTTACATGCGTTTTACCGAATTAAATGGCTTTTGTGATAAATTTAACATAAAAGATATAATTCAGGACCCCGATTTCTTATGGATGTTCAAGACATTAGAAATGAAAGAACCACTTTCAAAATATATTGATTACCTCTCTTATATAACCAAAAACGAATTCTGCCAATATTTTAATAACACACATAAAAAAGTTATCGGAAGCATCTTTTTTTCATTCTATACCCATGATGAATTATTACAATTATTTTATCCCATTAATGCCAAAGAAGAATATTTCAAACTGTTGGTCTTAAAAAATTACTCACATGTTAAAAACTTACGTGATTTTGCAGAAAAAACAGGATGCAGCCTTTCTACCTTTAAAAGAAGATTCTCCGAGAGTTTCGGAATGCCCGCACATCGTTGGTTACAAATACGTAAATCCAGTGCAATAAAAGAAGATTTAAAAAACCACACCACAAACTTTCAAGAAATATCCGAAAGATACGGCTTCCCCTCACAAAAACACTTGTATAATTTCTGTGTCAGGCATTTAGGAGGCAGTCCCAGTTCAATAAGAAACGGAACCGAAAATACCAACTAA
- a CDS encoding RNA polymerase sigma factor, giving the protein MNNINTEFGKITTYLYHYALYLTQNKEAAEDLVQDTALNAVSNQEKFENGTNFKAWTSKIMHNIFVNDYRKKAVRRAVICEADSLQVASTDSGPGENLDIQIINNAIKNLPLKQRSICKLLITGSKYEDIAITMNMPLGSVKSQIFLIRKKLNHQLRELRD; this is encoded by the coding sequence ATGAACAATATAAATACCGAATTCGGAAAAATCACTACTTACTTATACCATTATGCCCTATATTTGACACAAAACAAAGAAGCAGCAGAAGATTTGGTACAAGATACCGCTCTTAACGCTGTCAGCAATCAGGAAAAATTTGAAAACGGAACAAATTTTAAAGCATGGACATCTAAGATCATGCATAACATATTTGTAAATGACTATAGAAAAAAAGCTGTCAGAAGAGCTGTTATATGTGAAGCTGATTCCTTACAAGTTGCATCTACCGACTCAGGACCCGGAGAAAACTTAGATATTCAAATCATTAATAATGCTATTAAAAATTTACCTCTAAAACAACGTTCCATTTGTAAATTATTGATCACAGGTTCCAAATACGAGGATATCGCCATAACCATGAATATGCCTTTAGGATCTGTAAAAAGCCAAATATTCCTTATTCGTAAGAAATTAAATCACCAATTACGAGAATTAAGAGATTAA
- a CDS encoding glycine betaine ABC transporter substrate-binding protein, with the protein MKYLIYINILLIITVTAGCSAKEKNSKEISIAYPNWSEGIALSYLAKNILEEQGYKVTMQNADIAPIFVSMARGKTDVFMDTWLPVTHKDYMNQYGEKLDIIGKSYNNARIGLVVPTYVSINSIEELNKNHNQFSGEIIGIDAGAGIMKSTIQAIADYPLDIELRSSSGTAMTALLKKATDAKKWIVITGWQPHWMFSVFDLKFLDDPKKSFGEAESIFTISRKGFFADDPFAGNFFSNLKLNDEQLSSLLNYFNTISDETEAANKWIDENRELVDSWISGKQ; encoded by the coding sequence ATGAAATACTTGATATACATAAACATTCTTTTAATTATAACAGTAACAGCTGGTTGTTCCGCAAAAGAAAAAAATTCTAAAGAAATATCCATTGCATACCCTAACTGGTCCGAAGGGATCGCCTTAAGTTACCTGGCAAAAAATATTTTAGAAGAACAAGGATATAAAGTAACCATGCAAAATGCAGACATTGCTCCTATTTTCGTTTCCATGGCTCGTGGAAAAACCGACGTTTTTATGGACACTTGGTTACCGGTAACCCATAAAGATTATATGAATCAATATGGAGAAAAATTGGACATAATAGGAAAATCATATAATAATGCACGCATCGGTTTGGTCGTACCCACCTATGTTAGCATAAATTCTATCGAAGAACTTAACAAAAATCATAATCAGTTTTCAGGAGAAATTATCGGCATTGATGCTGGAGCCGGTATCATGAAATCGACCATTCAAGCTATTGCCGATTATCCTCTGGATATTGAACTGAGATCTTCCAGCGGAACCGCCATGACAGCTTTGCTGAAAAAAGCAACTGATGCAAAAAAATGGATTGTAATTACCGGATGGCAGCCTCATTGGATGTTCTCCGTATTCGATCTAAAATTCTTGGACGATCCTAAAAAATCATTCGGAGAGGCCGAAAGTATATTTACTATCTCAAGAAAAGGATTTTTTGCAGATGATCCTTTCGCCGGTAATTTCTTTTCTAACCTAAAACTAAACGACGAGCAATTAAGCTCATTACTCAACTATTTCAATACCATCTCTGATGAAACGGAAGCCGCAAATAAATGGATAGACGAAAACAGAGAACTCGTTGATTCGTGGATATCCGGTAAACAATAA
- a CDS encoding pirin family protein → MKSIIDKAESRGHANHGWLDTHHTFSFANYYNPHRMSFGALRVLNDDKVAPGTGFDTHPHENMEIVSIPLKGHLRHGDSESNQKVITVGEIQVMSAGTGILHSEKNHSQTEPVEFLQIWVIPKHKNNRPKYNDYDIRELLLPNQWALFISPDGDAPASIDQDAWFSMGDFDAGKIIDYTLHKDNTGIYLFVLEGEIAIGDAILSRRDGIGLYETKQIQIKVLKKAKLLLMEVPIL, encoded by the coding sequence ATGAAATCTATTATAGATAAGGCTGAAAGCCGGGGACATGCTAATCACGGATGGCTTGATACGCATCATACATTTAGTTTTGCCAATTATTATAATCCTCATCGGATGAGTTTTGGCGCATTACGCGTACTTAATGATGACAAAGTAGCTCCGGGTACGGGATTCGATACTCATCCTCACGAGAATATGGAAATAGTGTCGATACCTTTAAAGGGACATTTAAGGCATGGCGATAGTGAAAGTAATCAAAAGGTAATAACAGTGGGGGAGATTCAGGTTATGAGTGCCGGAACAGGCATACTTCATAGTGAAAAAAATCATAGTCAGACGGAGCCTGTAGAGTTTTTACAGATATGGGTAATACCGAAACACAAAAATAATCGGCCCAAATATAATGATTATGATATACGGGAACTTTTGCTTCCTAATCAGTGGGCTTTGTTTATATCTCCTGATGGTGATGCACCAGCCTCGATAGACCAGGATGCCTGGTTCTCTATGGGAGATTTTGATGCCGGTAAAATTATAGATTATACGTTACATAAAGATAATACGGGTATATATTTATTTGTTTTGGAAGGTGAAATAGCGATAGGGGATGCGATTCTTTCCCGGCGGGATGGTATCGGTCTTTATGAAACAAAGCAAATACAGATTAAAGTATTGAAGAAAGCTAAACTTTTGCTGATGGAAGTACCTATTTTGTGA
- a CDS encoding nitroreductase family protein, whose product MNLEEVLNYRRSVRVFDKEKQIDPEKVKHCLELATLAPNSSNMQLWEFYQIIKPELLAKISKACLDQTATATASEIVVFVTRQDLYKKRAKFVLEFERENIKRNSPKERQEKRIKDRELYYGKLMPFIYARFFGLLGFLRIILAKIIGLFRPIIREVSENDMRVVVHKSCALAAQTFMIAMANEGYDTCPLEGFDSKQIKKLLKLPHRSGVNMVIACGIRDGNKGIWGERGRVPFSEVYHRI is encoded by the coding sequence ATGAATTTAGAAGAAGTTTTAAATTACCGCCGTTCAGTACGAGTGTTTGATAAAGAAAAACAAATAGATCCGGAAAAAGTAAAACATTGCCTGGAACTGGCAACATTAGCTCCCAATAGTTCAAATATGCAATTATGGGAATTTTATCAAATTATAAAACCCGAATTATTAGCAAAGATATCAAAGGCCTGCCTCGACCAAACTGCTACAGCTACAGCCTCAGAAATCGTCGTTTTTGTTACACGTCAGGATTTATATAAAAAAAGAGCAAAGTTTGTACTTGAATTTGAAAGAGAGAATATTAAACGAAACAGTCCGAAAGAACGCCAAGAAAAACGTATTAAAGACAGAGAGCTCTACTATGGAAAGTTGATGCCGTTTATTTATGCCAGATTTTTCGGTTTACTAGGCTTTTTAAGAATTATATTGGCAAAAATTATCGGACTTTTCCGCCCTATTATTCGGGAAGTATCCGAAAATGATATGCGTGTCGTAGTACATAAGTCTTGCGCACTTGCCGCACAAACATTTATGATTGCTATGGCAAACGAAGGATATGATACTTGTCCTCTGGAAGGTTTTGACAGTAAACAAATTAAAAAGCTATTAAAACTACCTCATCGTTCCGGAGTGAATATGGTAATAGCCTGTGGCATCCGAGACGGAAATAAAGGAATCTGGGGCGAACGGGGGAGAGTTCCATTCAGTGAAGTTTATCATAGAATCTAA
- a CDS encoding RDD family protein: MKKITFAIQRILGIIIDLSFSLYLFCILSFCISGFFYLPFLWGWLSVWMIYEVICHFFWMCTLGQKFLGIRLKSSIENKNKFVRFALRDVFTSIPGFLLVISLFLYNLLPYVLNANNIFHSYSLFYIILFFIFLIILFLLLFFRKKIFKIKIIRSVSFISKKERYKLLILYMIILVLGFFSRIANTYLTNPDLAKSAEIEYYAPRPSSSAVTKYTQYLQHNRQDINDYIFDLFKKYDHVILCERFHNEYTQWDMIYNIIKDERFSDIGTIFTEQGRADRIKDYQAYTSTTYSNDSLMEKALSGFLMKNQTLHPLWNRTSWFDFLKRVYYLNQKDSVRINVCFTSSDILVNPYAEKMYDSIMATNIINTIKSKKANKSLIIMNFRHAFLLDDYLNDNCGAYLNRTFPGKIANVLINNITLNYFSIEVAPPIQNGKWDVAFEQMGDSAYAFGFRDSPFGEDKFDLYPFISMLSKKKYEDMFTGMIYYLPLRKHVFSEGYPYMLDGENESLFLERYKLINEEYYEFIKKYELPRYKTFGRGKILYTEPRYFKINKLENRIVYSIFGIGFFVGILLLAMILLSPMKTRKKQR; the protein is encoded by the coding sequence ATGAAAAAAATCACATTTGCTATTCAGAGGATTTTAGGAATTATAATAGACTTATCTTTTAGTCTTTATCTTTTCTGTATATTGAGTTTTTGTATATCCGGATTTTTTTATCTTCCGTTCTTGTGGGGGTGGTTGTCTGTTTGGATGATCTATGAGGTTATATGCCATTTCTTTTGGATGTGTACATTAGGTCAAAAATTTTTGGGTATTAGATTAAAATCCTCGATAGAAAATAAAAATAAATTTGTAAGGTTTGCTTTGAGAGATGTTTTTACTAGTATTCCAGGTTTTTTATTGGTTATCAGTTTATTCCTATATAATTTATTGCCATATGTGTTAAATGCGAACAATATATTTCATTCATATTCTCTTTTTTATATTATTTTATTTTTTATATTTCTTATAATTTTATTTTTACTTTTGTTTTTTCGTAAAAAGATATTTAAAATTAAAATCATTAGATCTGTTTCTTTTATTAGTAAAAAAGAACGTTATAAGTTATTGATTTTATATATGATAATATTGGTTCTTGGTTTCTTTTCCAGAATAGCTAATACCTATTTAACTAATCCGGATTTAGCCAAATCTGCTGAAATAGAATATTATGCTCCTCGTCCTTCTTCGTCCGCTGTAACTAAATATACCCAATATTTACAACATAACCGGCAGGATATTAATGATTATATATTTGACTTGTTCAAAAAATATGATCATGTCATTCTTTGCGAGAGATTTCATAATGAATATACGCAATGGGATATGATTTATAATATTATAAAAGACGAACGTTTTTCTGATATAGGAACTATTTTTACAGAACAAGGACGTGCAGATCGAATAAAAGATTACCAAGCTTATACTTCTACAACATATTCTAATGATTCACTTATGGAAAAAGCATTGTCCGGCTTTTTAATGAAAAATCAGACTCTGCATCCTCTTTGGAATCGTACAAGTTGGTTTGACTTTTTAAAAAGGGTTTATTATTTAAATCAAAAGGACAGTGTTCGTATAAATGTGTGTTTTACCAGTTCGGATATTTTGGTAAATCCATATGCTGAAAAAATGTATGATAGTATAATGGCCACGAATATTATAAATACTATCAAATCCAAAAAGGCAAATAAGTCTTTGATTATTATGAATTTCAGACATGCTTTCCTGCTTGATGACTATTTGAATGATAATTGTGGAGCTTATTTAAATAGAACTTTCCCTGGTAAAATAGCGAATGTCTTAATTAATAATATAACCTTGAATTATTTTTCTATAGAGGTTGCTCCTCCTATACAAAATGGGAAATGGGATGTTGCATTCGAACAAATGGGTGATTCTGCATATGCTTTCGGTTTTCGTGACTCCCCCTTCGGTGAAGATAAATTTGATTTATATCCATTTATTAGTATGTTAAGTAAGAAAAAATATGAAGACATGTTTACAGGAATGATATATTATCTTCCTTTACGTAAACATGTTTTTAGTGAAGGCTATCCTTATATGTTGGACGGAGAGAACGAAAGCTTATTTTTAGAGCGTTATAAACTTATCAATGAAGAATATTATGAATTTATAAAAAAATATGAGTTACCGAGGTATAAGACTTTCGGAAGAGGGAAGATCCTGTATACAGAGCCTAGATATTTTAAAATAAATAAGCTGGAAAATAGAATAGTGTATTCTATTTTCGGCATTGGTTTTTTTGTTGGAATACTATTGTTAGCTATGATACTGTTGAGTCCTATGAAGACAAGGAAAAAACAGCGTTAG